In the Sphingobacterium sp. PCS056 genome, AGCCTACCACTTTTTTATTGAGAATAAACCCTAGGGTTCCTTCATGATCATGATTGCACAACAAAATGACCGATCGCTCGAAGTCGGTGTCGAGCATAAAGGGTTCAGATATTAGTAAACAGCCTGTTTGTGGATCAAGTTCGTTAAACATTTTCTTTATAAATTAGACTTATAGTACAATAAAATTAATGCCAAAGTCATTTTGCTGATTAATTTATACTAGATTAGTCGATAAAAATAAGTGAATTTAGTATGTTTGTGACATACATAAATTTAAAGTCATGGCAATCGAACACAAAGATATTGCCGCTATCCGACAAGATTATGCATTGGGTAATCTAAGTGAAAGCGACGTTAGCAACGATCCTTTAGTGCAATTTGAAAAATGGTTTAACGAAGCTATTCATAGTGAGGTGCTTGAAGCCAACGCAATGGTTTTATCCACAGTGGGAGAGTTTGCTTTACCTTCATCACGGATTGTATTATTAAAAGATCTGAAAAATAATGGATTTAGTTTTTTTACAAACTTCAATAGTCGCAAAGGTATAGAAATGTTTGGCAACCCACATGTGGCAGCATTATTTTTCTGGCCAGAACTGCAGCGTCAGGT is a window encoding:
- the pdxH gene encoding pyridoxamine 5'-phosphate oxidase, which gives rise to MAIEHKDIAAIRQDYALGNLSESDVSNDPLVQFEKWFNEAIHSEVLEANAMVLSTVGEFALPSSRIVLLKDLKNNGFSFFTNFNSRKGIEMFGNPHVAALFFWPELQRQVRIEGLIEKLPAEDSDEYFQSRPKGSRIGALASPQSETIPNRSFLEGRVADLEKQFENQELVPRPEFWGGYLIKPLYIEFWQGRSSRLHDRIAFQKVSDSWKIIRLAP